A DNA window from Candidatus Hydrogenedentota bacterium contains the following coding sequences:
- a CDS encoding c-type cytochrome — translation MRLVLLAFMALAALPHAAWADTTPQWIWLDIEADGQQAYFRTEFDLEGTVKSAVVSGAGDNEVRVFVNGVKVVQNNDWGTVTMAPVKGSLQPGKNVLSALGVNSEGSAGVFARLTMTMEDGKEVIVTTDGSWKASAQMTDGWNKPGFDASTWGAPKVIGAVGAPGIPWSGKVNLETLAQAESMDTGAAPKAQAVSDLNLLPGFKAELLYTVPKAQQGSWVSMTNAPDGGFFVSDQDDAGLFHVKPATLGDPESETVVTSVPAPISSAQGMLWAFDSLYVHVNSGSKSGLYRVTDSNGDGQLDVSEQLSPVPGGGEHGPHATILTEDGKNLYIAAGNHTDLPEISGSRLPRNWGEDHLLPRQWDANGHAVGRMAPGGWICKVTPDGKSWEVVSSGYRNEYDIALNTEGEMFTYDADMEWDFGSPWYRPTRVNHAVSGSEYGWRSGTGKWPAYYEDSLPPVVDIGPGCPTGVTFGTGTKFPARYQQAFYILDWTFGTIYAIHMTPEGASYVGQKEEFISGSPLAVTDVVIGNDGAFYFTVGGRGTQSALYRVYYDGTESTQSAKRQESKDTIEARAQRHALEAFHGKQDAAAVETAWPFLGSKDRFLRYAARIAVENQPVAEWQERALNEKDPQAAAVALIALARQGAPDVQPQLLEALARFDLAKMDETPALGLLRAYALCFIRMGRPDQSFIDTAVAQLNPLLPAGTDHMNSELLQMLVYLDAPGIVEKGMALVADKRPDPIPDWAELLKRNQGYGGTIQKMLDNHPPTRSIGYAFILRNARHGWTLPQREAYFTFINDASQFPGGASFPGFLSNIRDDALTTCTDEERTALAAITGKSLQPLPDFEIRVPEPAATPWTLESAVAAVKKRGLSKRNFEKGRNNFYAVGCSVCHRFDGAGGAVGPDLSTVANKFSTTDLLEAIIDPNKVISDQYGSSIVTLEDGTEYQGIVIDHSGAKEEGEIQIWTSDIKVEPILVKTKDVASIERSRLSQMPQDLANFMNEDELLDLLAYLMSRGNPDANVFK, via the coding sequence ATGCGATTGGTTTTACTGGCATTTATGGCGCTGGCGGCCCTCCCCCATGCCGCGTGGGCGGACACCACGCCCCAATGGATTTGGCTGGACATCGAAGCGGACGGGCAGCAGGCCTATTTCCGCACGGAGTTCGATTTGGAGGGCACGGTGAAGTCCGCCGTGGTGTCCGGCGCGGGCGACAATGAAGTCCGAGTTTTTGTCAATGGCGTTAAGGTCGTGCAAAACAACGATTGGGGCACGGTTACCATGGCCCCGGTCAAAGGCAGCCTCCAGCCCGGCAAGAACGTCCTTTCCGCACTTGGTGTGAATTCCGAGGGCAGCGCCGGGGTCTTCGCCCGCCTTACCATGACCATGGAGGACGGTAAGGAAGTCATTGTAACGACCGACGGTAGCTGGAAAGCCTCCGCCCAGATGACCGATGGCTGGAACAAGCCCGGCTTCGACGCCTCAACCTGGGGCGCCCCGAAGGTGATCGGCGCCGTGGGAGCGCCCGGTATCCCCTGGAGCGGCAAGGTCAACCTGGAAACCCTGGCCCAGGCCGAATCAATGGACACGGGTGCGGCCCCGAAGGCCCAGGCGGTGAGCGATCTCAACCTGCTGCCCGGCTTTAAGGCGGAACTGCTCTACACCGTGCCCAAGGCGCAGCAGGGTTCGTGGGTCTCCATGACCAACGCGCCCGACGGCGGCTTTTTCGTCTCCGATCAGGACGACGCCGGCCTCTTCCATGTGAAACCGGCGACACTCGGCGATCCGGAGAGCGAGACCGTGGTCACCTCCGTACCCGCGCCCATATCCTCGGCGCAGGGCATGCTCTGGGCCTTTGACAGCCTCTATGTCCACGTAAACAGTGGCAGTAAGAGTGGTCTTTATCGCGTTACCGACAGCAATGGCGACGGCCAGCTCGATGTTTCCGAGCAGCTTTCTCCCGTGCCCGGCGGCGGTGAACACGGCCCCCACGCCACCATCCTCACGGAAGACGGCAAGAACCTCTACATCGCGGCGGGCAACCACACGGACTTGCCCGAAATCTCCGGCAGCCGCCTGCCCCGGAACTGGGGCGAAGACCACCTTCTCCCCCGCCAGTGGGACGCCAACGGTCACGCCGTGGGGCGCATGGCGCCGGGTGGCTGGATCTGCAAGGTGACGCCCGATGGCAAGAGCTGGGAAGTGGTCAGCAGCGGCTACCGCAATGAATACGACATCGCCCTCAATACGGAAGGCGAAATGTTTACCTACGACGCGGACATGGAATGGGACTTCGGCAGCCCCTGGTACCGCCCCACCCGCGTGAACCACGCGGTCAGCGGCAGCGAATACGGCTGGCGCAGCGGCACGGGCAAGTGGCCGGCCTACTATGAAGACAGCCTCCCCCCCGTGGTCGATATCGGCCCCGGCTGCCCCACCGGCGTTACCTTCGGCACGGGCACAAAGTTCCCCGCCAGATATCAGCAGGCTTTTTACATCCTCGACTGGACCTTCGGCACGATTTACGCCATCCACATGACGCCTGAAGGCGCCAGCTATGTCGGGCAGAAGGAAGAGTTCATCTCCGGATCGCCCCTCGCGGTAACCGATGTCGTTATCGGCAACGATGGCGCCTTCTATTTCACCGTGGGCGGGCGCGGCACCCAGTCGGCCCTCTACCGCGTGTACTATGACGGCACCGAGTCGACCCAGTCGGCGAAACGTCAGGAGTCGAAGGACACCATTGAGGCGCGCGCACAACGCCATGCCCTCGAAGCGTTCCACGGCAAGCAGGATGCGGCTGCGGTCGAGACCGCCTGGCCCTTCCTGGGAAGCAAGGATCGCTTCCTTCGCTACGCCGCCCGAATCGCCGTGGAAAATCAGCCGGTTGCTGAATGGCAGGAACGCGCGCTGAACGAAAAAGATCCGCAGGCCGCCGCCGTCGCCTTGATCGCGCTGGCCCGCCAGGGTGCCCCCGATGTGCAGCCCCAGTTACTCGAAGCCCTGGCGCGCTTTGACCTGGCGAAGATGGACGAGACGCCCGCGCTGGGCCTGCTCCGCGCCTACGCCCTCTGCTTCATCCGCATGGGCCGCCCGGATCAGTCCTTCATCGACACGGCCGTGGCCCAGCTTAACCCGCTGCTGCCCGCCGGCACCGACCACATGAATTCCGAATTGCTTCAGATGCTGGTCTACCTCGACGCCCCCGGCATCGTGGAGAAGGGCATGGCGCTCGTCGCCGATAAGCGGCCCGACCCCATCCCCGACTGGGCCGAACTGCTCAAGCGCAACCAGGGCTACGGCGGCACGATCCAGAAGATGCTGGACAACCACCCACCGACCCGCAGCATTGGCTACGCTTTCATTCTGCGCAACGCGCGCCACGGCTGGACCCTGCCTCAGCGCGAGGCCTATTTCACTTTTATCAACGACGCATCCCAGTTCCCCGGCGGCGCGAGCTTCCCGGGCTTCCTCTCGAACATCCGCGACGATGCCCTCACCACGTGCACCGACGAAGAGCGCACCGCCCTCGCCGCGATCACCGGCAAGAGCCTCCAGCCCCTGCCCGACTTCGAGATCCGCGTTCCCGAGCCGGCCGCGACACCCTGGACGCTGGAGAGCGCCGTGGCCGCCGTGAAAAAGCGTGGCCTGAGCAAGCGCAACTTCGAGAAAGGCCGCAACAACTTCTACGCGGTCGGTTGTTCCGTCTGCCACCGCTTCGACGGGGCCGGCGGCGCAGTGGGCCCCGATCTCTCCACCGTGGCGAACAAGTTCTCCACCACGGACCTCCTGGAAGCGATCATCGATCCGAACAAGGTCATCTCCGACCAGTACGGTTCCTCGATCGTGACCCTGGAAGACGGCACGGAGTATCAGGGTATCGTCATCGACCACTCCGGCGCCAAAGAAGAGGGCGAAATCCAGATTTGGACTTCCGACATCAAGGTGGAACCCATCCTGGTGAAGACGAAAGACGTGGCCAGCATTGAGCGTTCACGACTCTCCCAGATGCCCCAGGATCTGGCCAATTTCATGAACGAGGACGAACTCCTGGACCTGCTGGCCTATTTGATGTCCCGCGGGAACCCCGACGCGAACGTGTTCAAGTAG